In Ignavibacteriales bacterium, the genomic window TCAGTCGATGTACAACGACATTGATCCTATCCATGCGACGCCCGGTGTAAAGCCTCTACCTAATGGACCGATTCCAATTCCACCACCAAATCAGCCACCACCAAATGTTTTTGATAATCTTCACGATTTCAATACGGCAGCGGGCTTCGACCCGGGGTTACAGGTAATCATACCAGGATATTCAGGGACCGGTGAACCTCCAAGAATGTATGTTATTTTAGAATGGACAGATCCGACCGGTGTAATGCCCGATGCATGGGGTGCCTCATCAGATGATTATGATTTATATCTCTACGATAAAAATTTAGTCATACGTAAAGCAAGCAGCACAAACAATCAAGTAGGCGCTCAAAATCCATACGAAGCATTATGGTATTATAATATTTACCCCACACCGGAAACTTTAAATGTAGTAATCACACATTTCGGTCCGTTTGGAACACCCGCAAAATTACTTGGTATGTACATCTCTGGTTGTTCGTGGGTTGAATATAATACTCCGGAGAACAGTATTTGGGGACAACCCGGTGTACCTGAAGTTATCGCTGTTGGTGGAGTAAATTATAATGATGCAAACAGTGGCTACATCTACAGTTCTCGGGGTAATTATGATGTTTATGTCCCGGCATTTAGCAGCAGACCCAAACCCGATGTTGTGGCTCTTACAGGAGGTGTTATCACAGGTGTTGGTGGTTTTGGATTCTGGGATGGAACGAATTGGCGATTTTGGGGAACATCTGCATCTGCCCCACACGTTGCGGGAATGACCGCTTTATTGTTATCCAAATATCCGGCGTTCACTCCTGCACAAGTGCATTCGAAATTTGAGCGAACAGCGGTTGACTTAGGCGTTGCCGGCTTCGATCAGATTTTTGGTAACGGAAGGCTCGACATCGAACTTGCATTGTTAGAGCTCGACAAATCAGTTGGCAGTGATGGTCCCTACACAATGAATAATACTGTTGGTTCACCGATGTTTTTTGGAACTTCGGCGGGTTATGCTTCAAACACGATTACAATAAGCGGAGGAATATGGCCCCCCGCCACAGTCAGCAGTACGGTTAATGTTTCTTCTGATAATCCATACACCGATGCGAGTGTGTTAGATCCCGGATGTCCAACGGTTAAACGATGGTATCAATTTACACAAACACTTGGTCTCTCTAGGATGTACAGCTCAGATATCACTGCGTATATCGATGAAACGGAACGTGCGGCATCGGGAATAAATTCAGATGATTTAAGAATCATCCACTGGAATGGAAATTATTTCAACGTTCTTCCCACGTTTGCTAGTGCAAAAAAAGTTGGTAACACATGGAAAGTTACCGGGCGTGATCTTACGGCAGATTTTTCACCATTCTTCATCGGTCATCTTACAAGAGGAATAGCATTAACTCCACCGCCCGACACTTCGGGCAGAAACGATTCAACCATCATTCTAAAATATTCATTGAAGAATACAGGTAACGGATGGGATACTCTTTCAATTAACATAGCCGATAACAAAGGATGGTCGATATCCCCAAACGATACGGCTCTTTCACTAACCTCCAATCAAGAAGTTCAAATTGAATATTCTGTAAAGATTTCTTCGAGCGATCCGGTTGGGACAATAGATACTTTACAAATCATTGCACAATCTATTTCTGATACGAATTACAAAGACACTGCATACACAACCATAGAAATAACATTGGGAGAATCCAAAATCACACACGATATGTTGGTTGGCTGGAACATGCTATCATTACCGTTGCTTGTAACAGATCAAAGAAAAGAAATAATATATCCAACTGCTATCTCAAAAGCATTCGGTTATGATGGTTCATATACAATTGCTGAAACATTAAAATACAGTCTCGGTTACTGGGTAAAATTCGATAGCGCTGAATCTATCGACATTACCGGATATAAATTCGAGAATGATACAATCGATGTTATCGACAAATGGAATATGATAGGGTGTCCATCTGAAATTGTTCCTGTCGATTCTATCGCTTCTATCCCGGGCGGTATCATCACATCTAATTTCTTCGGATTTGATGGATCGACATACAAGAAAGCAGATACATTGAAACCGGGATACGGATACTGGGTTAAAGTAAATCAGGCAGGCCAACTCATACTTAGGAATAATTCATCCATCGCTATGATGAATCGGATAAAGATTCGTCCGACATCTGAAATGCCTCCTCCACCGCCGGATGGAGAAATAATATCGAATATCGAATATCTAATATCGAATTTTGCCCTTGAGCAGAATTATCCTAATCCGTTTAACCCGTTGACAATTATCAGTTATCAATTACCAATTGACAATTGGGTAACAATTAAGGTGTACAACCTGCTTGGGGTAGAGATGGCAACATTGGTTAACGAAGATAAGAAGGTGGGAAAATATGAAGTTGAGTTTGATGCTTCTACCCTTCCCAGCGGAATTTATTTCTATCGTCTAACTTCCGGACTAT contains:
- a CDS encoding S8 family peptidase translates to MSFILITSAFGRQQSTSSDKIYSVINQTIELMKSEGITAKNARQMSVAKKYNSLMTQFDQTGRFGLILDVKNISSNLLAYLGSLGCEIRLTVPEANLISVYSPIDKIESIAELEDVKIIRPIMQGVSNTGSVTSEGDTVHHALDVRNELNVNGDLVNVGVISDGCTNWVQSQILGDLPNTFGPGNYTFQPPANNCIGSGDEGTAMMEIVNDISPNSNLYFYGALGIGGGSPTMIDAIKRLVREKNCDVIVDDLTYFDQPMFEDGTPATAGCISAWAKWANDTGVVYISSAGNWAKGGNTDRSHYQSMYNDIDPIHATPGVKPLPNGPIPIPPPNQPPPNVFDNLHDFNTAAGFDPGLQVIIPGYSGTGEPPRMYVILEWTDPTGVMPDAWGASSDDYDLYLYDKNLVIRKASSTNNQVGAQNPYEALWYYNIYPTPETLNVVITHFGPFGTPAKLLGMYISGCSWVEYNTPENSIWGQPGVPEVIAVGGVNYNDANSGYIYSSRGNYDVYVPAFSSRPKPDVVALTGGVITGVGGFGFWDGTNWRFWGTSASAPHVAGMTALLLSKYPAFTPAQVHSKFERTAVDLGVAGFDQIFGNGRLDIELALLELDKSVGSDGPYTMNNTVGSPMFFGTSAGYASNTITISGGIWPPATVSSTVNVSSDNPYTDASVLDPGCPTVKRWYQFTQTLGLSRMYSSDITAYIDETERAASGINSDDLRIIHWNGNYFNVLPTFASAKKVGNTWKVTGRDLTADFSPFFIGHLTRGIALTPPPDTSGRNDSTIILKYSLKNTGNGWDTLSINIADNKGWSISPNDTALSLTSNQEVQIEYSVKISSSDPVGTIDTLQIIAQSISDTNYKDTAYTTIEITLGESKITHDMLVGWNMLSLPLLVTDQRKEIIYPTAISKAFGYDGSYTIAETLKYSLGYWVKFDSAESIDITGYKFENDTIDVIDKWNMIGCPSEIVPVDSIASIPGGIITSNFFGFDGSTYKKADTLKPGYGYWVKVNQAGQLILRNNSSIAMMNRIKIRPTSEMPPPPPDGEIISNIEYLISNFALEQNYPNPFNPLTIISYQLPIDNWVTIKVYNLLGVEMATLVNEDKKVGKYEVEFDASTLPSGIYFYRLTSGLFIETKKLILIR